One genomic region from Bactrocera tryoni isolate S06 chromosome 3, CSIRO_BtryS06_freeze2, whole genome shotgun sequence encodes:
- the LOC120770084 gene encoding uncharacterized protein LOC120770084, producing the protein MTAIWDKMCEVFTLLVRPTRRKTRVTFSPSTLHREIIRHTKLSASPNPFFNFLAEVRMKANGGELMHPGCGSMSARESARIAKTAGRLWNSMSDEQKQPYRSIAMEQRKLKRLRRRRSYLSARRRRERKTPVECKFLLPPPPTHQEHL; encoded by the coding sequence ATGACAGCCATTTGGGACAAAATGTGTGAAGTATTCACGTTGCTGGTTCGGCCGACGCGTCGCAAGACCCGCGTTACCTTCAGTCCAAGCACCCTACATCGTGAAATCATTCGGCACACCAAACTATCGGCTTCCCCTAACCCGTTTTTCAACTTTCTAGCCGAAGTGCGTATGAAAGCCAACGGTGGGGAATTAATGCACCCTGGCTGTGGTTCGATGTCGGCGCGGGAAAGTGCTCGCATCGCCAAGACAGCAGGCCGTTTGTGGAATTCTATGAGTGATGAACAAAAACAGCCATATCGAAGCATTGCAATGGAGCAGCGGAAACTGAAGAGGCTGCGACGAAGGCGTTCCTACCTATCTGCACGCAGGCGAAGGGAACGCAAAACGCCAGTCGAATGTAAATTTCTTTTACCGCCGCCGCCCACCCATCAAGAACATCTGTAA